One genomic region from Paramicrobacterium agarici encodes:
- a CDS encoding metal-dependent transcriptional regulator, producing the protein MTDLIDTTEMYLRTVLELEEEGIVPLRARISERLGHSGPTVSQTVGRMERDGLIVVSDDRHLELTEDGRRKAVHVMRKHRLAERLLNDVIGLEWEYVHEEACRWEHVMSEQVERKLLDMLNHPTESPYGTPIPGLDEFGESPGSAFSQGVVNLVALVRDAAGPRRASVRRLAEPAQFEPELLAQLKQAGVVPGNDGEFSQNDSYIAVTIDGFDEGIELPEEVAAHIYVTAP; encoded by the coding sequence ATGACCGACCTTATTGACACGACCGAGATGTATCTGCGCACGGTTCTCGAGCTGGAAGAAGAGGGCATCGTTCCTCTGCGTGCGCGCATCTCGGAGCGGCTCGGGCACTCGGGACCGACCGTGTCCCAGACTGTCGGGCGCATGGAGCGCGATGGACTCATCGTCGTGTCAGATGATCGCCACCTCGAGTTGACTGAAGATGGTCGTCGCAAGGCCGTTCATGTCATGAGGAAGCACCGGCTCGCCGAGCGGCTGCTGAACGACGTGATCGGTCTCGAGTGGGAGTACGTTCACGAAGAGGCGTGTCGCTGGGAACACGTGATGAGCGAGCAGGTTGAGCGCAAGCTCCTCGACATGCTGAATCACCCCACAGAATCCCCGTACGGCACGCCGATTCCCGGACTCGACGAGTTTGGGGAGAGTCCCGGTTCTGCGTTTTCCCAGGGCGTCGTCAACCTTGTCGCTCTCGTTCGTGATGCTGCTGGCCCCCGGCGGGCCAGCGTACGGCGCCTCGCTGAGCCCGCCCAGTTCGAGCCAGAGCTTCTCGCTCAGCTGAAGCAGGCGGGAGTTGTTCCCGGAAACGACGGAGAGTTCTCGCAGAACGACTCGTACATTGCTGTCACGATCGACGGCTTCGATGAGGGAATCGAGCTGCCCGAAGAGGTTGCGGCACACATCTACGTCACCGCGCCATAG
- a CDS encoding C40 family peptidase, translating to MALSTPTEPESTSSASDAPLTRRQRRAAEAKASTELAHVRSTPRLATTRAARSASTRPATRTAPASAERMERTSRWKRWRSTLVMMIVVPGLCAAFALPGSFAAPSQAAALYAETDRTAGAQELSVSTEASIATVARDTYSATTQGELDAAAAEKAAAEAAKRARAAAENSTPSGTAAPAAPPTTPYSLSAVFNTAKQYIGTPYVYGGATPAGFDCSGFIMYVFGQYGISLPHGVSGQAAAGTRIPTSQAQPGDLVIMNGHDGFYAGNGMILDAPKPGGHVSIRPIWTSNYYIVRI from the coding sequence GTGGCCCTATCCACCCCCACCGAACCCGAATCGACATCGTCCGCATCTGACGCACCGCTCACCCGACGGCAGCGTCGCGCCGCAGAGGCGAAGGCATCGACGGAGCTCGCGCATGTGCGCAGCACTCCACGGCTGGCGACAACGCGTGCCGCGCGCAGCGCCTCGACGCGGCCTGCTACGCGAACGGCGCCGGCCTCGGCGGAACGCATGGAGCGGACATCGCGATGGAAGCGCTGGCGTTCGACTCTCGTCATGATGATCGTCGTTCCGGGGCTGTGCGCGGCATTTGCGCTCCCCGGATCGTTCGCGGCGCCGAGCCAGGCTGCCGCCCTCTATGCCGAAACCGATCGAACCGCCGGTGCCCAAGAGCTGAGCGTCAGTACGGAGGCGAGTATCGCGACGGTTGCGCGTGACACTTACTCGGCGACGACGCAGGGCGAGCTCGATGCGGCAGCGGCCGAGAAGGCGGCGGCCGAGGCGGCGAAGCGCGCGCGTGCAGCGGCCGAGAACTCCACGCCGTCGGGCACCGCTGCACCTGCCGCCCCGCCGACCACCCCGTACAGCCTGTCCGCCGTATTCAACACGGCCAAGCAGTACATCGGCACTCCCTACGTATATGGGGGCGCGACGCCCGCTGGCTTCGATTGCTCCGGCTTTATCATGTACGTCTTCGGCCAGTACGGAATCTCCCTTCCGCACGGCGTCTCCGGTCAGGCGGCTGCCGGAACCCGCATCCCGACATCGCAGGCGCAGCCGGGTGACCTCGTCATCATGAACGGACACGACGGCTTCTATGCGGGCAACGGCATGATCCTCGACGCTCCGAAGCCCGGCGGGCATGTCAGCATTCGCCCGATCTGGACGAGCAACTACTACATCGTGCGCATCTGA
- a CDS encoding HNH endonuclease: MRTLVLNAGFEPLAVVSFRRALALVICGKAAVVEIVEDDPVWGVSVRYDRPSVIVLTRYVKVPYSRRIPVTRRGVLKRDLHRCAYCGAHATTIDHVVPRSRGGEDSWQNLVACCLACNSTKGNRTPAEIGWQLRITPRMPYGPGWAVRGAEGVVPQWEQYLAPAVAA; this comes from the coding sequence ATGCGCACGTTGGTATTGAACGCAGGTTTCGAGCCGCTCGCGGTCGTCTCGTTCCGCAGGGCCCTTGCCCTGGTGATCTGCGGAAAGGCAGCCGTCGTCGAGATCGTCGAGGACGATCCGGTATGGGGAGTATCCGTGCGCTATGACAGACCGAGCGTCATCGTGCTGACGCGGTACGTGAAGGTACCGTACTCGCGACGCATCCCCGTGACGCGGCGCGGCGTGCTCAAGCGCGATCTGCACCGATGCGCCTACTGCGGAGCGCACGCGACGACGATCGATCATGTCGTTCCGCGGTCTCGAGGGGGAGAAGACAGCTGGCAGAACCTCGTGGCCTGCTGCCTCGCCTGCAACAGTACGAAGGGAAATCGGACGCCTGCGGAGATCGGCTGGCAGCTGCGCATCACTCCACGCATGCCGTACGGACCCGGGTGGGCCGTTCGCGGAGCCGAGGGAGTCGTGCCGCAGTGGGAGCAGTACCTCGCTCCCGCCGTCGCGGCGTGA
- a CDS encoding histidine phosphatase family protein gives MRLLLIRHGQTPSNVAGRLDTAVPGPGLTELGLAQAAAIPRALEHESIGTIFASTQLRAQLTATPLAESLDRALTVRDGIREIDAGELEMRNDWDAVMEYHRASFAWVDGQLDERVPGGENGHDVFGRFDAVVDEAAALGDETVAIVAHGQVLRVWAAARTRATQNFAAENPLHNTGMIVVDGTPGDWSLVEWRGEPLGGENLDVGISGGPGGTAEPVR, from the coding sequence ATGAGACTGCTGCTGATTCGTCACGGACAAACCCCGTCGAACGTAGCAGGACGCCTCGACACCGCGGTTCCCGGTCCCGGCCTGACCGAACTCGGCCTTGCTCAGGCCGCCGCAATTCCGCGAGCACTCGAACACGAATCTATCGGGACGATCTTCGCATCGACGCAGCTGCGCGCCCAGCTCACCGCGACCCCGCTGGCCGAGAGCCTCGACCGCGCGCTCACGGTGCGCGACGGCATCCGGGAAATCGACGCGGGTGAACTCGAAATGCGCAACGACTGGGATGCTGTTATGGAGTACCACCGCGCCTCGTTCGCGTGGGTCGACGGTCAACTCGATGAACGTGTTCCCGGCGGCGAGAATGGGCACGACGTGTTCGGGCGCTTCGACGCTGTCGTCGACGAGGCGGCAGCGCTCGGAGACGAGACCGTGGCAATTGTCGCGCATGGTCAGGTGCTGCGCGTCTGGGCCGCAGCGCGAACACGCGCCACGCAGAACTTCGCCGCAGAGAACCCGCTGCACAATACGGGCATGATCGTCGTCGACGGTACTCCGGGGGACTGGTCACTTGTCGAGTGGCGCGGCGAGCCGCTCGGCGGCGAGAACCTTGATGTCGGCATCAGCGGCGGTCCGGGCGGCACCGCGGAGCCCGTGCGCTGA
- a CDS encoding Gfo/Idh/MocA family protein, translated as MTRLRIGVLGAADIAPRALIEPARDNADTEVVAVAARDIDRARSYAAEHAIPRAFGSYDELLSDDDIDAVYVPAPNGLHGRWTLASIAARKHVLCEKPFAANADEARRVAAVAADSGLVVMEAFHNLYHPVTSFMTDVISSGELGGIRSIDADFSFSIVDQSDNVRWSRELAGGSLMDVGCYPLRLLRALGTGEPRVVSATATEFTPDVDGSMLISLEFPDGATGTASCSMTREPSMSATITGERGTLVSSHPFLPHEGNEFTITTTEGTRVASVTNESTYAFQLRAFVDAVRSGTPVVSDAQDAVATMSLIDDAYRAAGLPLRQPTRA; from the coding sequence ATGACCCGTCTTCGCATCGGCGTGCTCGGCGCTGCAGACATCGCGCCCCGCGCGCTCATCGAGCCTGCCCGCGACAACGCAGACACAGAGGTCGTCGCCGTGGCAGCGAGAGACATCGACCGTGCGCGCAGCTACGCCGCCGAACACGCGATTCCGCGGGCGTTCGGCTCGTACGATGAGCTCCTCTCCGACGACGACATCGACGCCGTCTACGTTCCTGCTCCCAACGGGCTTCACGGCCGGTGGACACTCGCGTCGATCGCTGCGCGAAAGCACGTGCTGTGCGAGAAGCCGTTCGCTGCCAATGCCGACGAGGCGCGCCGCGTTGCCGCTGTTGCCGCAGATTCCGGGCTCGTCGTGATGGAGGCGTTCCACAACCTCTACCATCCGGTCACGTCCTTCATGACCGACGTCATCAGCTCGGGCGAGCTCGGCGGCATCCGATCGATCGACGCGGACTTCTCGTTCTCGATCGTCGACCAGTCCGACAACGTCCGCTGGAGCCGTGAGCTCGCCGGCGGCTCGCTCATGGACGTCGGCTGCTACCCGCTGCGCCTGCTGCGCGCGCTCGGCACGGGTGAGCCTCGCGTGGTCTCGGCCACCGCGACGGAGTTCACGCCAGACGTCGACGGATCAATGCTCATCTCGCTCGAATTTCCGGACGGCGCCACAGGAACGGCATCCTGCTCGATGACACGCGAGCCCAGCATGTCCGCGACGATCACGGGCGAGCGCGGCACGCTGGTGTCGTCGCATCCGTTCCTGCCTCACGAGGGGAACGAGTTCACGATCACGACGACCGAGGGCACGCGCGTCGCGTCCGTGACGAACGAGAGCACCTATGCCTTTCAGCTGCGCGCTTTCGTCGACGCTGTGAGGTCGGGCACGCCCGTCGTGTCAGATGCCCAGGATGCTGTCGCGACGATGTCGCTCATTGACGATGCGTACCGTGCGGCAGGCCTTCCGCTGCGTCAGCCCACGCGCGCCTGA